One Plasmodium gaboni strain SY75 chromosome 1, whole genome shotgun sequence DNA segment encodes these proteins:
- a CDS encoding putative transporter 1 yields the protein MKNSIFHKVIKGVKGLKLKTDPNLPGAKQKTPLNIKRFSLLIILIIYTATSACIYFDWSAIRNLLLHVGKYKHLNVDEYSDITLSPQYKRINALYPMTLAVHFTTSVFCGFLYDHIGPKFTAIIGQLFNIICWILLSIDTKVVDTTLWGFIFLGLGADTAFIPALTVSNLYPDASTFILTVIGAAASLSYAVPATLDLILKYFPNISFRYICYGYILLILVPCLLTAAFLLPLKPFKALDYYLEKNNETTKHTNGEGRSRSSNNNYTNEEDEFNFKNNTSGMIDKDSREKNVNTDAQNDDNDDNISSHDLENNIKINKNNNNNNNINNNNNYNNITKKNTKISDQSTVKKDKCIDSSKNILHDEEDFHKKSIFLFFKILISYPSVCVITYFILFNISTVFYGMVTDTYFSYDRSIINVINILMPLSSIPCVIFGRFINKYGAAVIILTINTLSVLMHLCALIKFRFAGLCSAFLYMCVTSVYTSQIYCFIQNSFPSVVFGKLLGFASLCGGVFSLLCENLYDLIITKDSSSIDPTNISLLIVIVFIIMFLPLSILYVRKYERSIENFGEKNKLPMNSQVNKNKHEF from the coding sequence atgaaaaattcAATATTTCATAAGGTTATAAAAGGCGTCAAGGGGCTGAAACTAAAGACCGACCCCAATCTACCAGGTGCCAAACAAAAGACGCCATTAAACATAAAAAgattttctttattaataatattaattatatatacagCCACGTCAGCATgcatatattttgattGGAGTGCTATAAgaaatttattattacatgttggaaaatataaacatttaaaTGTAGATGAATATAGTGATATAACCTTATCTCCTCAATATAAACGTATTAATGCATTATATCCTATGACGTTAGCAGTACATTTTACTACATCCGTTTTTTGTGGTTTTCTTTATGATCATATAGGTCCTAAATTTACAGCAATAATAGGGCAgttatttaatattatttgttggattttattatcaataGATACAAAAGTTGTAGATACAACTCTATGGggttttatatttttaggGTTAGGAGCTGATACAGCATTTATTCCAGCATTGACAGTTTCTAATTTGTATCCTGATGCATCTACATTTATTTTGACAGTTATAGGAGCAGCAGCTTCATTAAGTTATGCAGTACCAGCAACATTAGATTTAATTTTGAAATACTTTCcaaatatttcttttagatatatatgttaCGGATATATTCTTCTTATATTAGTCCCTTGCCTATTAACGGCAGCATTTTTGTTACCTTTAAAACCATTCAAAGCTTTAGATTAttatttagaaaaaaataatgaaacAACAAAACATACCAATGGTGAAGGTAGAAGTAGAAgttcaaataataattatacaaatgaagaagatgaatttaattttaaaaataatacaagTGGAATGATAGATAAAGATAGtagagaaaaaaatgtcAACACGGATGCTCAAAATGATGAcaatgatgataatatatcttcTCACGATTtggaaaataatataaaaattaataagaacaataataataataataatattaataataataataattataataatattacaaaaaaaaatacaaaaattaGTGATCAGAGTACAgttaaaaaagataaatgTATAGATTCCTccaaaaatatattacatgatgaagaagatttccataaaaaaagtatattcctcttttttaaaatctTAATTAGTTATCCAAGTGTATGTGTGataacatattttatactttttaatatctCCACTGTATTTTATGGTATGGTTACTGATACATATTTTAGTTATGATAGATCAATTATAAATGTAATTAATATTCTAATGCCCTTATCTAGTATTCCATGTGTTATTTTTGGAAgatttataaataaatatggaGCTGCTGTCATTATACTTACTATTAATACATTATCAGTTCTTATGCATCTATGTGCTTTAATCAAATTCAGATTTGCAGGTTTATGTTCAGCGTTcttatatatgtgtgttACAAGTGTTTATACAAGCCAAatttattgttttattcAAAATAGTTTCCCATCTGTTGTTTTTGGAAAATTATTAGGATTCGCTAGCTTGTGTGGAGGAGTTTTTTCCTTACTTTGTGAAAACTTATATgatttaataataacaaaagACAGTTCTAGTATTGACCCTACAAATATTTCTTTACTTATTGTTATAGTATTCATTATTATGTTCTTACCTTTAAGTATTTTGTACGTTCGAAAATATGAAAGATCCATAGAAAATTTTGGAGAAAAGAATAAACTCCCAATGAATTCACAAgtaaacaaaaataaacacgaattttaa
- a CDS encoding hypothetical protein (conserved Plasmodium protein, unknown function), giving the protein MRILKNAVNKCNLFLQHTRRPASNISRLKMLSDIYKKKNSLLVQLNNNILNESILCRNVSTNIMEKKNDGLEEQMSNDDIIKFFEENKNMNIDKLYNLIKNLSRKRIEERKKIVENEKFLNIIEEIENRISIMNTRYLCNFSLRLVSLSINNDDIKRILTKISEHVLKKMNVNPRDLVGICYSLSLCNNMNEYFFEHIKKETISNIDAYTPTLLTQLLESMRLSQNLDVELTNLIVEKMCEEIDRFTTKDVTLALKTLSMAGIPRGFLIRRLCNLVFDNISHFHHTSLINIIYNLTKLKFTTTSHIDVIYKNVEENLENCNVTTLCELLYTFYMNEINEECKINRIFENIKYEQFNTTKTAILIDFIHAATYYNKHIEKEKLFSLIDLLFKRTIPKSLTLIAKIREPIYFLSTHSNFKYDLNNISPSWLNAMNDFLRIDHEKLQALKTFHEVQNVLNTVAPNFKLNFIPLQIVESYSVDFIEHEKKIIIDLDTIVRHTSFQMKHQHFEQLGYKTAKVHFWKWRKCRSEKEQQNYLCDIIYSVTDQKQNLDEINQIDNEKKLTISEQSE; this is encoded by the coding sequence ATGAGAATTTTAAAGAACGCAGTAAATAAGtgtaatttatttttgcAGCACACGAGGAGGCCTGCTAGTAATATTTCGAGGTTAAAAATGTTAAGCGACATATACAAGAAAAAGAATAGTTTACTAGTACAGTTgaataataacatattaaatgaatCCATTTTGTGTAGAAATGTATCTACAAATATTATGGAAAAGAAGAATGATGGTCTAGAAGAGCAGATGAgtaatgatgatataataaaattttttgaagagaacaaaaatatgaatattgataaattatataatttaataaaaaatttgaGTAGAAAAAGAATTGAAGAGAGAAAGAAAATAGTAGAGAATGagaaatttttaaatattattgaaGAAATAGAAAATCGTATTAGTATTATGAATACAAGATATTTATGTAACTTTTCATTACGTTTAGTTAGTTTAtctattaataatgatgatataaaaaggATACTTACAAAAATAAGTGAGcatgtattaaaaaaaatgaatgtGAATCCTCGTGATTTAGTTGGTATTTGTTATTCCTTAAGtttatgtaataatatgaatgaatatttttttgaacatattaaaaaagaaaccATTTCAAATATAGATGCATATACTCCAACTTTATTAACACAATTATTAGAGAGTATGAGATTATCTCAGAATTTGGATGTTGAATTAACAAATTTAATTGTAGAAAAAATGTGTGAAGAAATTGATAGATTCACAACAAAAGATGTAACATTAGCTTTGAAAACATTATCTATGGCTGGTATACCAAGAGGTTTTCTTATACGTCGTCTTTGTAATTTAGTGtttgataatatatcacattttcatcatacatcattaataaatataatttataatttgacaaaattaaaatttacTACAACAAGTCATATTgatgtaatatataaaaatgttgaAGAAAATTTAGAAAACTGTAATGTTACTACTTTATGTGAATTGTtgtatacattttatatgaatgaaataaatgaagaatGTAAAATTAATCGaatttttgaaaatatcAAATATGAACAATTTAATACTACCAAAACAGCTATCTTGATTGATTTTATACATGCAGCAACgtattataataaacatattgagaaagaaaaattatttagtttaatagatttattatttaaaagaacCATTCCAAAATCTTTAACATTAATAGCAAAAATAAGAGAACcaatatatttcttatcTACACACAGTAACTTTAAATATGActtaaataatatttctcCTTCTTGGTTAAATGCAATGAATGATTTTCTAAGAATTGATCATGAGAAATTACAAGCTTTAAAAACATTCCATGAGGTACaaaatgtattaaataCAGTAGCTCCAAATTTCAAACTCAATTTTATACCTTTACAAATTGTCGAATCTTATTCTGTTGATTTTATTGaacatgaaaaaaaaataattatcGATCTTGATACAATAGTAAGACATACATCTTTCCAAATGAAACATCAACACTTTGAACAGTTGGGATATAAAACAGCTAAAGTACATTTTTGGAAGTGGAGAAAATGTAGATCTGAGAAAGAAcaacaaaattatttatgtgatattatatattctgTAACTGACCAAAAGCAAAACCTTGATGAAATTAACCAAATTGATAATGAAAAGAAGTTGACAATTTCGGAGCAATctgaataa
- a CDS encoding hypothetical protein (conserved Plasmodium protein, unknown function~transcript variant 2; alternatively spliced): MKLWLVVCFLFLLSNNFIWAKQDDEVKKNKRYMLRKKFKNNKIHIMQNEPNKIFLQVQSKHIYDPTGVFRGASTIYFSRLMWGAIIFVIMFILVSIIGIYLYVDNLENTLSHKNKHHKNVMNHYIVNPNPMHN; this comes from the exons atgaaattatgGTTGGttgtttgttttttatttttactttcAAATAATTTCATATGGGCGAAGCAAGATGATGAggtgaaaaaaaataaaagatatatgttaagaaagaaatttaagaataataaaatacacATAATGCAAAATGAAccaaataaaatttttttacaaGTACAATcaaaacatatatatgacCCTACTGGTGTATTTAGAG GTGCGTCTACTATTTATTTCTCGAGGCTCATGTGGGGTGCTATCATATTTGTAATAATGTTTATACTAGTATCAATAATAggtatatatttatatgttgATAATCTGGAAAATACCTTATCTCATAAGAATAAACATCATAAGAATGTTATGAATCATTATATAGTTAATCCAAATCCTATGCATAATTAA
- a CDS encoding hypothetical protein (conserved Plasmodium protein, unknown function~transcript variant 1; alternatively spliced) produces MKLWLVVCFLFLLSNNFIWAKQDDEVKKNKRYMLRKKFKNNKIHIMQNEPNKIFLQVQSKHIYDPTGVFRDMHNFALGASTIYFSRLMWGAIIFVIMFILVSIIGIYLYVDNLENTLSHKNKHHKNVMNHYIVNPNPMHN; encoded by the exons atgaaattatgGTTGGttgtttgttttttatttttactttcAAATAATTTCATATGGGCGAAGCAAGATGATGAggtgaaaaaaaataaaagatatatgttaagaaagaaatttaagaataataaaatacacATAATGCAAAATGAAccaaataaaatttttttacaaGTACAATcaaaacatatatatgacCCTACTGGTGTATTTAGAG ATATGCATAATTTTGCATTAGGTGCGTCTACTATTTATTTCTCGAGGCTCATGTGGGGTGCTATCATATTTGTAATAATGTTTATACTAGTATCAATAATAggtatatatttatatgttgATAATCTGGAAAATACCTTATCTCATAAGAATAAACATCATAAGAATGTTATGAATCATTATATAGTTAATCCAAATCCTATGCATAATTAA
- a CDS encoding hypothetical protein (conserved Plasmodium protein, unknown function) — protein MAIKLCRNFLRSNTKKAIFFKERDDIKKSFDDNNSVLEDSSFDSPLKASDEFPSYMQPSEKNSSWSEEWRDENLKLREKDKRYNLSVSDNYAYSVPYNYKIVIPNKGKNIKDEKDKRKKLLNDEKFIKEEYSRDVSNTLNYSDFCGFRNPTLSTFENYRYWQDSGFKKFMNRIFPIKIPEHRKIDPLLREYIYFLHSFDPYRFTFKRLSERYLFPENVIRSIYKEESVKRFLEDYQLCDDKTKRISKKEAVLKIKELIYSKKIGYKDIGDYENIKNEQDEFCGHKNTFDQINRQIIQVESISAFPLPDRRNPVPKRVDIDMTVCNTSNVKIMNWINPNDKVIF, from the coding sequence atgGCTATAAAACTATGCAGAAATTTTCTACGAAGTAATACTAAGAAGgctattttttttaaggaaagagatgatataaaaaaaagttttgatgataataattcaGTTTTAGAAGATAGTTCATTTGATAGCCCTTTAAAGGCATCAGATGAATTTCCTTCATATATGCAACCATCTGAAAAGAATAGTAGTTGGTCAGAAGAATGGCGAGATGAAAATTTAAAGTTAAGAGAAAAGGATAAGAGATATAATTTGAGTGTATCTGATAATTATGCATATAGTGTTccatataattataaaatagTAATACCTAATAAAGGaaagaatataaaagatgaaaaggataaaagaaaaaaattattaaatgatgaaaaatttataaaagaagaatataGTAGAGATGTAAGTAATACATTAAATTATAGTGATTTTTGTGGATTTAGAAATCCAACACTTTCAACATTTGAAAATTATAGATATTGGCAAGATAGTggttttaaaaaatttatgaATCGTATATTTCCAATAAAGATACCAGAACATAGAAAAATTGATCCTTTATTAAGAgagtatatatattttttacattcTTTTGATCCTTATCGTTTTACCTTCAAAAGATTAAGTGAGAGATATTTATTTCCAGAAAATGTTATACGTTCTATTTATAAAGAAGAAAGTGTAAAACGTTTCTTAGAAGATTATCAATTATGTGATGATAAAACTAAAAGAATATCTAAGAAAGAAGCagttttaaaaattaaagaattaatatattcaaaaaaaattggatataaagatataggtgattatgaaaatataaaaaatgaacaagATGAATTCTGTGGtcataaaaatacatttgATCAAATCAATAGACAAATAATACAAGTTGAATCTATATCAGCATTTCCATTACCAGATAGAAGAAACCCTGTACCTAAAAGGGTTGATATCGATATGACTGTTTGTAATACTTCAAAtgtaaaaattatgaacTGGATTAACCCTAACGATAAGGTCATATTTTAG
- a CDS encoding putative cyclase-associated protein → MTSEGSIQLKDDQWDVINYKDGKIIKLSQVELNNAVNIYNCENTTFVIENNKFKSLQIEKCVKCNVVLNNLISSIEIINSKKVKIQVLGKSSSISIDKCIGVEFYLSKENVECEFTTALSSEMNVHIQGQDDEWTEITIPEQFQHHLENGKLTTRVSDLYKF, encoded by the exons ATGACAAGTGAAGGAA gTATACAACTTAAAGATGATCAGTGGGATgttataaattataaagatGGGAAGATCATAAAATTATCACAAGtagaattaaataatgctgtgaatatatataactgTGAAAATACAACATTTGtaatagaaaataataaatttaaatcTTTACAAATAGAGAAATGTGTAAAATGTAATGTtgtattaaataatttaatatcttctattgaaattataaattcTAAAAAAGTTAAAATACAAGTACTTGGAAAAAGCTCATCTATATCTATAGATAAATGTATAGGTGTAgaattttatttatctaAAGAAAATGTAGAATGTGAATTTACTACTGCTTTATCATCTGAAATGAATGTTCATATTCAAGGACAGGATGACGAATGGACAGAAATAACTATACCCGAACAATTCCAGCATCACTTAGAAAATGGAAAATTAACAACAAGAGTTTCTGATTTGTATAAATTTTAA
- a CDS encoding hypothetical protein (conserved Plasmodium protein, unknown function), with the protein MSTCKKRNNELLLPIAKLQKSFPLIEWWQGKEILHKIQKKNQKNFEKNPCDSLWGKFINCLRKYPNTFSKCKIEASRYMQCLSSINASDEVNNKPMNYIKVLEYLKIFNETSRFKYKKPELTDYSYSQKLSFQKGKDDNNDIF; encoded by the coding sequence atgAGTACGTGCAAGAAAAGGAAcaatgaattattattacctATTGCAAAGCTGCAGAAAAGCTTTCCTTTAATAGAGTGGTGGCAAGGAAAAGAAATTTTACAtaaaattcaaaaaaaaaatcaaaagAATTTTGAAAAGAACCCATGTGATAGTTTATGGGGAAAGTTTATAAACTGCTTAAGAAAATATCCTAATACATTTAGCAAATGCAAAATTGAAGCTTCAAGGTATATGCAATGTTTGTCTTCTATCAATGCTAGTGATGAAGTAAATAATAAACcaatgaattatataaaagttttggaatatttaaaaatcTTTAATGAGACAAGTAgatttaaatataaaaaaccGGAGTTAACAGATTATTCTTATTCTCAAAAATTATCCTTCCAAAAAGGGAAAGATGATAACaatgatattttttaa
- a CDS encoding putative transporter: MDINKLSLTKKYMLFSLFCVYIITCVGIFFNWISLSDFFFHGNVYINDCNNIYESSEYKRTYKCEEQDKKVQALYPIILCSNFIMSAISGTFFDYFGPKITALFGHVCNIISWILIGLQKENSNIIIFGSIFLGLSSDCSFIPLLSLIYLFPRNHTIYTVILGCCASLSFSIPIFLDLFSKDGDEKSFQLVCFLYCFIILVPFFFILIIFLPWQHINYDTSNKKEQSFNNTLDQLKGYIISNKSLNLSFNNFSSAITEEHIDEDQEGGSSFGRWMYQESEKSKSKSESKSNTGPMIQQNEVNIINKYNMNDISCDNHNNNNNNYYYNGVNFNNNTINIMNKKNKSANIYSLEDMENNSNVLNVYKNNPLNISVKNMSQIIYTNSSMNSSHLVLRKSNDKLNDHMKYNTNDLISNMSNNNKINNYISDEKYYKDIYYIDDKNDNKQNGIKYNLRNDIKNGIKMENSIEMKKKKYIYSFIHISTLWKEIKIIFFSLKYLSICYYFTIYNLSLVNYNECAKLFFKNYEDIQNMLKIFGPLSVIPCALFGILIQKIHILILIFILLINSILMYVFALIKYKLFSYFSAFSYLIVTGCYTTQLYCYIQIMFPTNHFGKIAGTTSMISGLLSLLNIPIYNYYIVDYNNNDPTPFAYFVILLLLSTFPLLYLIYKKCQN; encoded by the coding sequence ATGGACATAAACAAATTATCTcttacaaaaaaatatatgttatttagtttattttgtgtttatattataacatgcgttggtattttttttaattggATTTCTCTATcagattttttttttcatgggaacgtatatataaatgattgtaataatatatatgaatcTTCAGAATATAAAAGAACATATAAATGTGAAGAACAAGATAAAAAAGTTCAAGCACTTTATCctataatattatgttcCAATTTTATTATGTCTGCTATATCAGGTACattttttgattatttCGGGCCTAAAATAACAGCTTTATTTGGTCATGTGtgtaatataatatcttGGATTCTTATAGGATtacaaaaagaaaatagtaatataataatttttgGGTCAATTTTCTTAGGGTTATCTAGTGATTGTTCATTTATACCTTTGTTAAgtttaatttatttatttccAAGAAATCATACTATATATACTGTTATTTTAGGATGTTGTGCTTCCTTAAGTTTTAGCATACCTATATTCTTAgatttattttcaaaagATGGGGATGAAAAATCTTTTCAACTAGTTTGCTTCTTATATTGTTTCATAATTTTAgttccttttttttttattctcaTCATATTCTTACCATGGCAGCATATAAACTATGATACGTCAAACAAGAAAGAGCAATCTTTTAATAACACACTGGATCAATTAAAAGGTTATATCATATCGAATAAATCTCTAAATTTAagttttaataatttttccAGTGCCATCACAGAGGAACATATCGATGAAGATCAAGAAGGAGGGAGTTCATTTGGAAGGTGGATGTATCAAGAGAGTGAAAAAAGTAAATCAAAAAGTGAATCAAAAAGTAATACTGGACCAATGATACAACAAAATGAAgttaatataattaataaatataatatgaatgatatATCATGTgataatcataataataataataataattattattataatggtgtaaattttaataataatacaataaatattatgaataaaaaaaacaagtCAGctaatatttattcattaGAAGATATGGAAAATAATTCAAACGTATTGaatgtttataaaaataaccctttaaatatatcagtaaaaaatatgagtcaaattatatatacgAATAGCTCAATGAATTCCTCTCATTTAGTCTTGAGAAAAAGTAACGATAAGTTAAATGATcatatgaaatataatacaaatgatTTAATAAGCAATATgtcaaataataataaaataaataattatataagtgatgagaaatattataaagatatatattatatagatgataaaaatgacaataaacaaaatggtataaaatataatctAAGAAATGACATCAAAAATGGAATTAAGATGGAAAACTCGATTGagatgaaaaagaaaaaatatatatattcgTTTATCCATATATCAACCTTATGGAAAGAAATAAAGAtcatctttttttctttaaaatatttaagtatatgttattattttacaatatataatttatctttagttaattataatgaatgtgcaaaattattttttaaaaattatgaagatatacaaaatatgTTGAAAATATTTGGACCTTTATCAGTTATACCGTGTGCATTATTTGGTATAttaattcaaaaaatacatatactaatattaatatttatattattaattaatagtatattaatgtatgtatttgcccttattaaatataaactattttcatattttagTGCATTTTCATATCTAATAGTAACAGGATGTTATACTACACaattatattgttatattcaaattatGTTTCCTACTAACCATTTTGGTAAAATAGCTGGAACAACTAGTATGATAAGTGGTctattatctttattaaatatacCTATTTATAATTACTATATTGTAGattataacaataatgATCCTACTCCTTTCGCATATTTTGTAATACTACTCTTACTGTCAACATTTCCTCTTCTCTAtcttatttataaaaaatgtcaaaattaa